The Streptomyces sp. NBC_00286 nucleotide sequence GGACCAGTCGTTGAGGAGGCAGAGGCCGAAGACATGGTCGCGGAAGTCGCTCAGCGGCACCCGTGAGCCCATGGCGGAGGGCGTACCCACCACGAAGCCGACCTCTGCCTCGATGTCCAGGCGGACGGACGGCCCGAAGACCGGCTCGGGGTCCGTGGGCGCCTTGCGCTGGCCACAGGGGCGTACCACGTCCGTGCCGGACACCACCACGGTGCCGGACCGGCCGTGATAACCGATCGGCAGGTGCTTCCAGTTGGGGGTGAGGGAGTCGGCGGCGTCGGGGCGGAAGATCTTGCCGACGTTGCGGGCGTGGTTTTCCGATGCGTAGAAGTCGACGTAGTCCGCGACCGTGAAGGGGAGGTGCAGGGTGACTTCGGAGAGCGGGTGCATCAGGGGTTCGACGGTCTCCCGGTGGGCGGGCACGGTCAGCCACGCCGTGATCGCTCGTCGCACATCCGACCAGGCCGTACGGCCCGCCGCGAGCAGCGGGTCGAGCGAACGGCGGGCGAGCAGCCTGACGTACGGGGAGCCGAGCGCCCGGGCCGCGCCGCCCACGTCGAGGACGTGGTCGCCCAGCCGGACGCCGACACCGCGCTCCTCGGAGTTGGCCGGGGAGAACACGCCGTACGGAAGGTTGTGCGGGCCGAAGGGATCGCCCTCGGGGACCTCGAAGGGGGGCATAGGGTGCTGCCTCGCTTTCCGTGTGGGTGGGGATCACGTTACGACGGAGTTGCGCACGGGGCGTCCGAGAGGCTTACGACTCGCCCGCCGCGGCTCGCTGCCAAGACAGGAAGTCGGCGACGAGTTCGGGCGGGTTGGCGGCCTGGGTGGCCTCCACCTCCCAGCCCGGGCAGTCCATGTCGAAGACCTGCACGGGGACGGGGCGGCCGAGGATCTCCTTGAGCCGGCCACTGTCGTGGAGGTGGCGGGCGAGGCTCGTACAGGCGTCGGCGAAGTGCTCGCCCAGTGCCTCGTACTGGTCGTCGCTCGCGTCGTCACCTTCACCGTCGAACCAGAGGCCGAGCCGCTTCACCTCGTCGACGTAAAGCGGGCTCCCGACCGGATCCTCAGGAACGTTCCCGAGCGTCTCGAACCCGTCCAGCAGCCAGCAGGCGTAATTCCAGCGGGCTTCACCCGGGTTCTCCGGCCGGGTCTCCCGCCGGTACTGGCTCTCGGTGTTGTAGCCGATCGCGACGTACGGCTGCCTGGGGTCGTAGTCGATTCGCCAGATGCGGAAGGAGACGGCGTAGATCTCGGGTTTGAGTTGGTCCGGGAAGCGTTTCAGGATCTCGGGGGCGGTCGTGCGCAGATGTTGCTGGAACGAGGTCATACGCCTTCCTCCAGGGTCCAGACGGGCCAGTGGCGGGGAGGGCCGGGCGCACCTCCCGTTTCAAGAGTTCGAGTTCGCATCGCCACAGGGGAGTTGACGCCGGGAACTCGGCGGCAAGGAGCAAGTCTGCCTGTGCGGGGATCGCCGTCGGACTGGGGTGGCGTGCGGGATGGTCGGGGTTTCGGACGACGTCCGGTTCGGGCCGGGTCGTTGGGCCGTTCGGTCCGTATTCTCTGATCATGGCCGCACCGATCGCATATTCACTTATCGCCACTGACCTGGACGGAACGCTGCTCCGCGGCGACGACACCCTCTCCGACCGGTCACGGACCGCGCTGGCGATGGCGGCCACGGCAGGAGCCCGGCACATAGTCGTGACCGGGCGCCCGGCGCCGCGCGTACAGCCGTTGCTCGCCGACTTGGGTGGTCAGGGGCTGGCGGTGTGCGGGCAGGGGGCGCAGTTGTACGACGCAGGGGCCCACCGCATGGTGTGGTCGGTGACCCTCGACCGGGAGTTGGCCGAGACGGCGCTCGGCAAGATAGAGGCGGAGGTCGGGGACGTGTACGCGGCCGTGGACCAGGACGGTGTCGACGGGCTCACGTTGATCGAACCGGGGTACGAGATGCCGCATCCGACGTTGCCGGCGGTTCGGGTTCCCCACCGCGACGACCTGTGGACGCAGCCCATCAGCAAGGTGCTTCTGCGTCATCCATGCCTGACGGACGACGAGTTGGCGTCGGCGGCTCGCGGAGCGGTCGGTTCCCTCGCCTCCGTCACGATGTCCGGACCCGGCACCGTCGAACTTCAGCCATGCGGAGTGAACAAGGCGACGGGCCTCGCCCTCGCCGCCGCCCACCTCGGTCTCACCCGCACCACAACGATCGCTTTCGGTGACATGCCCAACGACATCCCCATGTTCGACTGGGCCACCCACGGCGTAGCGATGGCCAATGCCCACCCCGACCTCAAGGCGGTGGCCGACGAGGTGACCCTCTCGAACGAGGAGGACGGGATCGCGGTCGTGCTGGAGCGGCTGTTCCGCCCTACGGCGACCGTCACGGAAGCAGCTCCTCGCGTGCGCGGGCGTACGTCCTGAGGTCTTCCTCGGGCCGGTGATCCCGAAGTGGTGGGAGCGGAACCTTCCGTGCCGTGTGCTTCGTTGTCGTTGCAGGTCGCTGGGAACATACCGCCATTGATCCGATAGGGCCTGGTCTGGACGGGCGGGCGCTCACTGTGATCGAAAGGCGACCGGATACGCTGACTTGAGTGCGAGCAGTGACACATCGACAAACACTCACAGCACGCATGACACACAGCACAGAAACAGCACACAAAGACACATCAGCAGCAGTCAGCACCAAGAGCACGCAGAGACCGCCCTTGAGAGCGTCAGCAGACAGGAGACCCTCGTGACCG carries:
- the fahA gene encoding fumarylacetoacetase, which produces MPPFEVPEGDPFGPHNLPYGVFSPANSEERGVGVRLGDHVLDVGGAARALGSPYVRLLARRSLDPLLAAGRTAWSDVRRAITAWLTVPAHRETVEPLMHPLSEVTLHLPFTVADYVDFYASENHARNVGKIFRPDAADSLTPNWKHLPIGYHGRSGTVVVSGTDVVRPCGQRKAPTDPEPVFGPSVRLDIEAEVGFVVGTPSAMGSRVPLSDFRDHVFGLCLLNDWSARDLQAWEYVPLGPFLGKSFATSVSAWITPLDALDDARVAPPSRTHPLLPYLDDSSEEPGGYDLRISVALNGHVISEPPFSTMYWTAAQQLAHMTVNGASLRTGDLYGSGTVSGASERERGSLLELTWNGRDTLELLDGKRTFLEDGDVVTLTAWAPGPNGTRVGLGEVTGQVVPSV
- a CDS encoding HAD family hydrolase; translation: MAAPIAYSLIATDLDGTLLRGDDTLSDRSRTALAMAATAGARHIVVTGRPAPRVQPLLADLGGQGLAVCGQGAQLYDAGAHRMVWSVTLDRELAETALGKIEAEVGDVYAAVDQDGVDGLTLIEPGYEMPHPTLPAVRVPHRDDLWTQPISKVLLRHPCLTDDELASAARGAVGSLASVTMSGPGTVELQPCGVNKATGLALAAAHLGLTRTTTIAFGDMPNDIPMFDWATHGVAMANAHPDLKAVADEVTLSNEEDGIAVVLERLFRPTATVTEAAPRVRGRTS